CGCCGGAAACGGACGCGCACCAACCCCCGCACGAATCTCCAGGCCCGTGCTTCGCTGGGGCACACGTGGGCGGGGCCACGGAAAGTGCGGAGCGGCAGCGGGGGGGCGGGCACGGCCACCCTGCGCCAGCGGCCTCTGATCGAGATCGGACGCCCGTAGTGTCGGCAATCATTGGCCCcgtactgtccctcgggctcttCTTTGTCAGGTTCCAACAGCTCTAGCTGGTACCCGATGACAGAGTGGCCCCACGCATGGAGTGTTGTTAGACTGTCCGGGCTGTGACTGCCAAGAACCTTTGAGCTCACCGCAGTGATGGCGTCCGTGTTTGCAGGAGAACATCCCCATCGAGGAGGTGTTCGAGCAGCTGAAATGCACCCGCGAGGGGCTGACCTCCAACGAGGGCGCGCAGCGTCTCGAGATCTTCGGACCCAACAAGCTAGAGGAGAAGAAGGTAACGGCTACATCAAATCTGCACATGTTTTCCTTTGGACTAGTCCATATATGTGCGTGCTATGTGTGATTCTAACAACTTTGGTTGCCTCGCGTGGTGCAGGAGAGCAAGATTCTCAAGTTCCTCGGGTTCATGTGGAACCCGCTGTCCTGGGTCATGGAGATGGCTGCCATCATGGCCATTGCCCTGGCCAACGGCGGCGGCAAGCCACCGGACTGGGAGGACTTCGTCGGTATCATCGTGCTCCTGGTTATCAACTCCACCATCTCCTTCATTGAGGAGAACAACGCCGGCAACGCCGCAGCTGCGCTCATGGCCAACCTTGCCCCCAAGACCAAGGTGAGCACAACAGGCTGCAGCGAACAAAATCAGAAATATCTTTTAGAAGAAAAAACATATTTGAAagaataaaaaagaaaagaaaacgcaTGCATTTATTCCATAGTAAGGTGGCTATGATATTTTGGTAGACAAGTTGCAGTATAGTGGAAGGAGGAATCTTTCTGTGTGAGCTTTTAGGCCGAAAAAGGTTCAACTATGTCACGTCCAAAACTTAAGTTCTGAATGGTCCATTGGATGTGCCATCATCATGAGTGGGCATATATTCCATTATTGAGGAAACGATAGGAACACAATTGGATACTGTTTATTTGGCATAAAGAATTTGGATAGTTTAGTGCACCTTACTTAACATTTACCGTTCATTTGAACCTACATTTTTTTCCTGCAGTGCAACGGGAAGTCAAGTTCCAGTTTCTTTCTTACGTAGGTTTAGTCTTATCCATGGTAGAATAATGTGCAGGTATCTGAGTAGGGGGATGTATTATTGTCTTGCACATGGACTTATATATTGGCATCACAATTCATGTCAACTGCCTCAGAGTTCTCAACTTGAGTGTCAATACTGCCTGTCTCTTTCCTGTATTTTCAAATCTGTTAAAAAAAAACATGCCATCGCTCCGACGCACATTGCTGTCATATATACTTCGCATTTATTTTTCCAAGTTGTGGCGAGTCATACACATTGAAATGTGTTAGGTACCATGATGCAGTCATGTAGATAGTGACAACCTGAAATAACCTGTATTCATTGTAAACTTTGTAGCTGATTGTTTGAAAAAAGATTTACTATTCATTTGAACTCATTGGATTTTGGTTACCTGTTGTAGGTGCTGAGAGATGGCCGATGGGGCGAGCAGGAGGCTGCAATCTTGGTTCCTGGTGACATCATCAGCATCAAGCTCGGTGACATTGTCCCTGCTGATGCTCGTCTCCTTGAGGGTGATCCTCTTAAGGTTGACCAGTCTGCACTTACTGGAGAGTCACTCCCGGTGACCAAGGGCCCTGGCGATGAAGTCTTTTCAGGCTCAACATGCAAGCAGGGTGAAATCGAGGCTGTGGTCATTGCCACCGGAGTGCACACCTTCTTCGGAAAGGCTGCTCATCTTGTTGACAGCACCAACCAGGTCGGACACTTCCAGCAGGTCCTCACCGCCATTGGGAACTTCTGTATCTGCTCCATTGCAGTCGGTATTGTTATCGAGATCATTGTCATGTTCCCGATCCAGCACCGTGCATACCGCAGCGGAATTGAGAACCTGTTGGTCCTTTTGATCGGTGGTATCCCAATTGCCATGCCTACTGTGCTGTCAGTCACCATGGCCATCGGCTCCCACAAGCTATCACAGCAGGGTGCCATCACTAAGAGGATGACTGCCATTGAGGAGATGGCTGGTATGGATGTGCTTTGCAGTGACAAGACCGGCACACTCACCCTCAACAAGCTTAGCGTTGACAAGAACCTCGTCGAGGTGTTTTGCAAGGGTGTTGACAAAGACCATGTGCTGCTGTTGGCTGCAAGAGCTTCAAGGACTGAGAACCAGGATGCCATTGATGCTGCCATGGTTGGCATGCTTGCTGATCCTAAGGAGGCCAGGGCTGGTATCAGGGAGGTGCACTTCTTGCCCTTCAACCCAGTTGACAAGAGGACTGCTCTGACGTACATTGATTCGGATGGCAACTGGCACCGTGTCAGCAAGGGTGCTCCTGAGCAGGTGAGGAATAGTGAACTAATATTGTTTCTTTTTTATTGGAAGTATTGCAATTTGTACTTTGTTCTTTCAGAGTGACTAATTAATTGTTACTGTGATGAAACCCAAACAGATTCTTGACCTCTGCAACTGCAGAGAGGATATGAGGAGGAAGGTGCACTCTATGATCGACAAGTATGCTGAGCGCGGTCTTCGTTCACTTGCTGTCGCCAGACAGGTAACTTGGCTGGTGATCTTTTCATGTTCCTTTTGTTTTAGTGATCAGGGAGCCATATTCTTATACCCAATGTAATCTTACCACAGGAAATACCTGAGAAATCAAAGGACTCTGCTGGTGGACCATGGCAATTCGTTGGTTTGTTGCCCCTGTTTGACCCCCCTAGGCACGACAGTGCTGAGACAATCCGCAAGGCTCTTGTTCTTGGTGTTAACGTCAAGATGATCACAGGTATGTACCCTGTTACTACCAAATGGTCATGAAATCTACTGGGCCAGTATTTCCACGAGTGCTTAATTTGGACTTCTTTTGTACTTCAGGTGACCAGCTTGCTATTGGTAAGGAGACTGGAAGGAGGCTTGGCATGGGTACCAACATGTACCCTTCCTCCTCATTGCTCGGCCAAAACAAGGACTCTACTCTTGAAGCACTTCCTGTCGATGAGCTCATTGAGAAGGCTGATGGTTTTGCCGGAGTCTTCCCTGGTGCGCCAAATACCTAAATATTATTTACTTGTTATGCAAGGTATCTTTTGCTGACGTTGTTTCTCTTATGCAGAACACAAGTACGAGATTGTGAAGAGATTGCAAGAGAA
The sequence above is drawn from the Panicum hallii strain FIL2 chromosome 7, PHallii_v3.1, whole genome shotgun sequence genome and encodes:
- the LOC112901456 gene encoding LOW QUALITY PROTEIN: plasma membrane ATPase-like (The sequence of the model RefSeq protein was modified relative to this genomic sequence to represent the inferred CDS: inserted 1 base in 1 codon; deleted 1 base in 1 codon); the protein is MGGLEEIKNEAVDLENIPIEEVFEQLKCTREGLTSNEGAQRLEIFGPNKLEEKKESKILKFLGFMWNPLSWVMEMAAIMAIALANGGGKPPDWEDFVGIIVLLVINSTISFIEENNAGNAAAALMANLAPKTKVLRDGRWGEQEAAILVPGTSSASSSVTLSLLMLVXLEGDPLKVDQSALTGESLPVTKGPGDEVFSGSTCKQGEIEAVVIATGVHTFFGKAAHLVDSTNQVGHFQQVLTAIGNFCICSIAVGIVIEIIVMFPIQHRAYRSGIENLLVLLIGGIPIAMPTVLSVTMAIGSHKLSQQGAITKRMTAIEEMAGMDVLCSDKTGTLTLNKLSVDKNLVEVFCKGVDKDHVLLLAARASRTENQDAIDAAMVGMLADPKEARAGIREVHFLPFNPVDKRTALTYIDSDGNWHRVSKGAPEQILDLCNCREDMRRKVHSMIDKYAERGLRSLAVARQEIPEKSKDSAGGPWQFVGLLPLFDPPRHDSAETIRKALVLGVNVKMITGDQLAIGKETGRRLGMGTNMYPSSSLLGQNKDSTLEALPVDELIEKADGFAGVFPEHKYEIVKRLQEKKHIVGMTGDGVNDAPALKKADIGIAVADATDAARSASDIVLTEPGLSVIISAVLTSRCIFQRMKNYTIYAVSITIRIVLGFMLIALIWKYDFSPFMVLIIAILNDGTIMTISKDRVKPSPLPDSWKLKEIFATGIVLGSYLALMTVIFFWAMHKTDFFTEKFGVRSIRDSEHEMMSALYLQVSIVSQALIFVTRSRSWSFVERPGLLLVTAFLLAQLVATFLAVYANWGFARIKGIGWGWAGVVWLYSIVFYFPLDLFKFFIRFVLSGRAWDNLLENKTAFTTKKDYGREEREAQWATAQRTLHGLQPPEVASNTLFQDKSSYRELSEIAEQAKRRAEIARLRELTTLKGHVESVVKLKGLDIDTIQQNYTV